A stretch of DNA from Methylobacterium sp. CB376:
GACCATGAAGCCAGTGAACAAGCTCACGCTCTACGATTCTCTGATGATCGGACTGGAGGGGCCATGGCTGACCCGAGAGTTTGCGCCAGATCACGTCCTTGGCTGATCCCCAGTTGAGCGGGTTGCGGACGGGGCGACCGAGCTTTCTCATTAATGCTTGGCGTACTAACTGCAGGATATCGATCCAAGCGGGTTCCATGTCCTCCAGCACCAGGAGAGCCCTGCCGCAGGGCTTCAGGATGCGGTGTATTTCTGCGATGCATTGCCCTGGGTTGGATGCATGATTGAGGCTCCAAAACGCCAAGGCCGCATCGAAACTCTGAGACGGAAAGGGTAAGTTTTCGCCGGTACCGAGCACGAAATTGAATTCTGTCCTGTGAGGGGAGAGCCGCCTGCGGATCGCTGCCCAGCGCTCTGTCGTCCAACTCAGACTTGGGTCGATGACAATGTACTCAGTATCCGGATCCATATATGCTCCGGCGAGACCAGCTCCTCCCCCTATATCAAGAACTAGTCCTTTTATATTGGTGAGTATGTGGGCGTAGGGCTGATAATCGCGATTCAGCGCCTCGACAGCTGTATCCTGATCTATGGCGAGAGTGGCGTACCATCCCTCCATCTCGACCTGACGCGTTTGCCATGACCCTGGCATGAGCGGTTCCTCTCCAGTAGGCTTGCGCGACGTACATCCCTGACTGTGAGTGGGAGCGCCCCGTTTTCGTGACGGTCAGGAGACTTGGCTGACCAGGGCGTCGGTTGGGGTCTCTGGGCCGTGCTCCTGTTCGTAGACGATGGGAGAGCGGTCGCCCAGGGCGCAGGAGCAGGCACCGACCGCGTCGAGCCGCGCTGAGCACGTGGTCGATCCGCGGGCTGCGGAGGACTTGCTGTCCGCCCCACGGGATCGATCGCGTGCGCACGATCGTCCCGTCCATCACCGCTGGGGTTCCCGCAAGCGCGGAAGGAACCAGGCGAGCAGGCCGATGGCCGGCAGGAAGGAGCAGATCTGGTAGACGGTCGCGATGCCGTACCGGTCCGCGAGCGCACCCAGGATGGCGGCGGCGAGCCCGGCCAGCCCGAAGGTCAAGCCGTAGAAGAAGCCGCCGACCAGCCCGATCCGGCCCGGCATGAGTTCCATGGCATAGATCAAGATGGCCGCGAACGCGCTCGACATGATCAGGTTGATGACGATCGTCAGGGCGCCCGTCCAGAAGAGACTTGCGTAGGGAAGCACCAGCGTGAACGGCAGTGCACCGAGGATCGAGAACCAGAGGATGCGATTGCGGCCGATCCGGTCACCCAGGATGCCGCCCGCGAGCGCACCGACGGCCGACGATGCGAGGAACAGGAACAGCATCACCTGCGATTGCTGGATCGAGATGCCGAACTTGCCCATCAGGTAGAACGTGTAGAACGACGAGAAGCTCTGGGCGTAGGCGTTCTTCGAGAACAGGAGAATGATGAGGATCATGAATGGCACGACGACCGCGGCGAGGGGGCGGTCCGCGACCTGATCGGCTGTCCCGTGTGCGGCCTGCGCCGCCCGCGGGCGCGAGGGGGCAATCCGGGCGGAGCGTCCGGCGATCCAGAGCATCAGTCCCATGGCCAACAGGGCGGCGATCGCGAACCAACCGAGGCTGTGCTGGCCGAGCGGCACGATGATGAACGCCGCGAGCAGGGGGCCGAGGGCGCCGCCGGTCTGACCGCCGACCTGGAAGATGCCCTGCGCCAAGCCTTGTCGTCCGCCCGACGCGTTGCGCGCCATGCGCGTCGCCTCGGGATGGAAGATCGAGGAGCCGAGACCCACGCACGCGGAAGCGAGCAGCAGGAGGCCGTAGCTGCCCGCGAAGGCCAAGCCGAGCAGGCCCACCAGGCTGAACCCCATGCCGACGATCATCGAGTGCGGCATCGGGTGCTTGTCGGTGTAGAAGCCAACGGCCGGCTGGAGAAGCGAGGCTGCGGTCTGGAACGTGAGGGTGATGAGCCCGATCTGGATGTAATCGAGCTGATATGAATCCTTGATGATGGGATAGATCGCTGGAATCAGCGACTGGATCATATCGTTGAGCAGGTGGGTCACGCTGAGAGCAATCAGGACGGAGAGAGTGGCCTGTCGGGGCAGGTTGACTGTCGCGACCGCGCTCATCGGGCGTTTGCTCCACGCGCTGCGCCTCTGCGCGGGTCCCGCTCCGCGGGGAGCGCGGGGTGAACGACGACGACCTGCCGCATGCCGAAATTCTTCCCTGGTTCCGCTCGATCGGCGATTCCGGCCCCGGACTTACGTCCGCGCGCGCCTGTTGCGAACGTCGAGAGGCGCCGCACCCGCGACCTTTGCCGTCTTTCCAAGGACATGATCCTGCCGCGGCGGGCAAGAGGGGGCAATCGCTGGCTGCGGAAGTGCGCTGTCGAGCGGCGAGCCGGCGTTCCGGCGGCCTTGGTCGAAGGTCGGCGCCGAGCGGACGCCGGACACCCCACCGGCCCGTTGAATGCGCCGTCTCATCCCCATCCGCTCGATCCCTTCGGGACGGCGGATGGGGGCTTCGCTCAAGCGCCGCGCGGGCTCATGATCCGCCCGATCCCTTCGGGACGGCGGATGGGGGCTTCGCTCAAGCGCCGCGCGGGCTCATGATCCGCTCGATCCCTTCGGGATGGCGGATGGGGGCTTCGCTCAAGCGCCGCGCGGGCGCGTGATCCGGAATCCGCTTTGATCAACCGCATTCCGGATCACACATGAGAGGATGCCGTTGGAATCGAACGCCGCGGCGGCAGCGATCCGTGGCCGTGGATCCTTCGCGAGCGAAAGCAGGCCATGGAAGTGAAGTGGATCGAGGATTTCCTGAGCCTCGCCGAAACGCGGAGCTTCTCGCGCTCCGCGGAGGAGCGGCACGTGACCCAATCGGCCTTCAGCCGACGCATCCGCTCCCTCGAAGTCTGGCTCGGCACGGTGCTCCTCGACCGCTCGACCTACCCGATCACGCTCACCGCCGACGGGCGCCAGTTCCTGGAGACGGCCGAGGAGGTGGTGCGCCTCCTGACTCTGAGCCGGGCCGAGTTCCGCACCCGCAGCGAGCGCTCCAGCCTCCCGGTGGTCACGATCACCGCGCTGCACTCGCTCTGCCTGTCCTTCCTGCCGGGCTGGCTCGGCGCGATCCGGGCCGCGGTCGGGCCGGTGGGCAGCCGGGTCCTGCCGGAGAACTTCAACATCTGCGTCCAGGCGCTGGTCGAGGGCGGCTACGACCTCCTGCTGACCTACCACCATCCGGGCATCCCGATCCCGCTCGACCCCACGCGCTATCCCTACCGGACGGTGGGACACGACAGCCTCGCGGCCGTCGCCGCGCCGGACGCTCTGATTCCCGACGGGGAAGGGCGGCTGCCCCTGCTGCAATATTCCCGCGGCTCCTTCCTCGGGCGCCTCGCCACGATCGCGCAGGCGCGGGAAGGCGCACCCCCGACCTATCCGGTCCACACCAACGAGAACTCCATGGCCGAGGCCCTGCGCTCGATGGCGCTCGCGGGCCACGGCGTCGCATGGCTGCCCCGCAGCCTCGTCGCCGCGGAGATCGCGTCCGGGGCGCTCGGGCTGGTCAGCCCCGAGATGCCGATGGAGATCCGGCTCTACCGCAGCGGCGAGCGCGCCCGGCCCTTCCTCAATGCCGTCTGGGAGGCGGCGGGGATGCTCGCGACAAACTATTCCGAACCGGAATAACCCTGGTCCTCCTTAGCATTGGCGCCGGCGCGCGTCCGGGATTATCCCGCCGCTCACGGTGAATGCAGTCGTCGCGGCGATCTTCCGCCCACGCGACGCGGGCTTCCACCGCCATCCCCCGAAGACCCGCGCGCTGCTCCGCCCAGGGGCCGCCGCGGCGTCCTGCCCGTCCGCTTGCAACGGCGCGCTGGAAACGCTTCCGCGCGCGAGGAGAGAGCTGTGTCCAGAGCCACGACCCGCACCGAGCACGACCTTCTCGGCGACCGCGAGGTGCCGGAGGCGGCCTATTACGGCATCCACACGCTCCGCGCCGTCGAGAACTTCGCGATCACCGGCACGACGCTGGCGAGCTGCCCGGACCTGATCCGCGCGCTGGCCGCGATCAAGCAGGCAGCGGCGCTCGCCAACCAGGAGCTCGGCCTTCTCGACCGCGCGCGCTGCGAGGCGATCGTCACGGCCTGCGAGGAGATCCGCGGCGGGGCGCTCCACGACCAGTTCGTGGTCGACCTGATCCAAGGCGGCGCCGGCACCTCGACCAACATGAACGCCAACGAGGTGATCGCCAACCGGGCGCTGGAACTCCTCGGCCACGCGCGCGGCGCCTATGGGCAGTTGCACCCGAACGAGCACGTCAACATGGGCCAGAGCACCAACGACGTGTACCCGACCGCCCTGAAGATCGCCGCGGCCGGGTCGATCCGGCGCCTCGTGGCCGCCATGGCGTCCCTGCGCGGCAGCTTCGAGGCGAAGGCGACGGAGTTCGCCGACATCCTCAAGATGGGCCGCACGCAGCTCCAGGACGCGGTGCCGATGACGCTCGGCCAGGAATTCGGCACCTACGCGCGGATGCTCGGCGAGGACGAGGCGCGGCTCGGCGAGGCCGAACTCCTGATCCACGAGATCAACATGGGCGCGACCGCCATCGGCACCGGCATTACCGCGCATCCGGCCTACGCGGCTTTGGTGCGCGACCGCCTCGCGGAGATCACCGGCATCCCGCTCGTCACGGCCGAGGATCTCGTCGAGGCGACCCAGGATTGCGGCGCCTTCGTGCAGCTCTCGGGCGTGCTGAAGCGGGTCGCCGTCAAGCTCTCGAAGACCTGCAACGACCTGCGCCTGCTCTCCTCGGGGCCGCGGGCGGGCTTCAACGAGATCAACC
This window harbors:
- a CDS encoding LysR family transcriptional regulator → MEVKWIEDFLSLAETRSFSRSAEERHVTQSAFSRRIRSLEVWLGTVLLDRSTYPITLTADGRQFLETAEEVVRLLTLSRAEFRTRSERSSLPVVTITALHSLCLSFLPGWLGAIRAAVGPVGSRVLPENFNICVQALVEGGYDLLLTYHHPGIPIPLDPTRYPYRTVGHDSLAAVAAPDALIPDGEGRLPLLQYSRGSFLGRLATIAQAREGAPPTYPVHTNENSMAEALRSMALAGHGVAWLPRSLVAAEIASGALGLVSPEMPMEIRLYRSGERARPFLNAVWEAAGMLATNYSEPE
- the aspA gene encoding aspartate ammonia-lyase; this encodes MSRATTRTEHDLLGDREVPEAAYYGIHTLRAVENFAITGTTLASCPDLIRALAAIKQAAALANQELGLLDRARCEAIVTACEEIRGGALHDQFVVDLIQGGAGTSTNMNANEVIANRALELLGHARGAYGQLHPNEHVNMGQSTNDVYPTALKIAAAGSIRRLVAAMASLRGSFEAKATEFADILKMGRTQLQDAVPMTLGQEFGTYARMLGEDEARLGEAELLIHEINMGATAIGTGITAHPAYAALVRDRLAEITGIPLVTAEDLVEATQDCGAFVQLSGVLKRVAVKLSKTCNDLRLLSSGPRAGFNEINLPARQAGSSIMPGKVNPVIPEVVNQVAFEVIGNDVTISFAAEAGQLQLNAFEPVIAYSLFRSLAHLEAACRALDANCVRGITANRERLRLSVEHSIGIVTALNPYIGYRNATAVAMEAHATGRGVYELVLEKGLMAKDQLDAVLQPGRLTRPQAAIAS
- a CDS encoding MFS transporter — its product is MSAVATVNLPRQATLSVLIALSVTHLLNDMIQSLIPAIYPIIKDSYQLDYIQIGLITLTFQTAASLLQPAVGFYTDKHPMPHSMIVGMGFSLVGLLGLAFAGSYGLLLLASACVGLGSSIFHPEATRMARNASGGRQGLAQGIFQVGGQTGGALGPLLAAFIIVPLGQHSLGWFAIAALLAMGLMLWIAGRSARIAPSRPRAAQAAHGTADQVADRPLAAVVVPFMILIILLFSKNAYAQSFSSFYTFYLMGKFGISIQQSQVMLFLFLASSAVGALAGGILGDRIGRNRILWFSILGALPFTLVLPYASLFWTGALTIVINLIMSSAFAAILIYAMELMPGRIGLVGGFFYGLTFGLAGLAAAILGALADRYGIATVYQICSFLPAIGLLAWFLPRLREPQR
- a CDS encoding class I SAM-dependent methyltransferase encodes the protein MPGSWQTRQVEMEGWYATLAIDQDTAVEALNRDYQPYAHILTNIKGLVLDIGGGAGLAGAYMDPDTEYIVIDPSLSWTTERWAAIRRRLSPHRTEFNFVLGTGENLPFPSQSFDAALAFWSLNHASNPGQCIAEIHRILKPCGRALLVLEDMEPAWIDILQLVRQALMRKLGRPVRNPLNWGSAKDVIWRKLSGQPWPLQSDHQRIVERELVHWLHGQFRVVNRSWIGGFLSYELEA